From one Anoplolepis gracilipes chromosome 10, ASM4749672v1, whole genome shotgun sequence genomic stretch:
- the LOC140670119 gene encoding uncharacterized protein isoform X1 — protein sequence MEISEDNIQVRNQPSDLISVYSNKRKNDDPDADLNEVEIITAAQHFCAIEIKETKNYHVTNEKGIDKDQSEANESNTSDSTLGNVQNSESSAITNVLTDSIYLDTLDSDSINIEFQKQSNATEVFIRNDEQTTNYNISTVTIPNEFLDGLNINIKKEDDEDHGTLYAAEWLCDGNNDASIRLRVLKDAKQNIQVPINIDTLTGVIAVAKRKNQLTDGKDILEKTKISRRSKKHVRIKPTVHQDYKERLRKKAECMREKRKKLYEQETEEQRLQRLAKEAAKRREMRMYYETPEQRRKRLDAEAARKREYRMYNETPEDRRKRLDREAERRRIKRLSLYASETPEQRRERLNKESAKRREARLNQYAKETDEERKERLRRDALRAREMRFTRSAIETEEERRQRLVKDAFRKREVRMHGGHSVNNNFTELRTVRNFQELNDVQIKDNPENQLDGHYLSNWMMWFQNTLTQPVHNGEQIVEPQAQHNR from the coding sequence ATGGAAATATCTGAAGACAATATACAAGTAAGGAATCAGCCATCAGACTTGATCTCAGTATACAGTAACAAGCGAAAGAACGATGACCCCGACGCGGATCTTAATGAAGTCGAGATAATTACGGCAGCCCAGCATTTTTGTGCTATTGAGATCAAAGAGACCAAGAATTATCATGTAACCAATGAGAAAGGAATTGATAAAGATCAGAGTGAAGCGAATGAATCGAACACTTCAGATTCTACTTTAGGAAATGTACAAAATAGCGAAAGCAGTGCCATTACTAATGTATTGACAGATTCGATTTACTTAGATACCTTGGATTCTGATTCCATAAATATCGAGTTCCAGAAACAATCAAATGCAACAGAAGTGTTTATTCGGAACGATGAACAAACGaccaattataatatatctacagTGACGATACCAAACGAGTTTTTGGATGGGCTTAACATCAACATAAAAAAGGAGGATGATGAAGATCATGGCACACTATATGCAGCGGAATGGTTGTGCGATGGCAATAACGATGCTAGCATACGATTAAGAGTTTTGAAGGACGCTAAACAGAATATACAAGTTCCTATTAATATTGACACATTGACTGGTGTAATTGCAGTAGCGAAACGTAAGAATCAATTGACAGACGGCAAAGATATCTtggaaaaaactaaaatatccAGAAGATCAAAAAAACACGTCAGAATAAAACCTACCGTGCATCAAgattataaagaaagattGAGGAAAAAGGCTGAGTGTATGAGAGAGAAACGGAAAAAACTGTACGAACAAGAGACCGAGGAACAACGTTTGCAAAGATTGGCAAAGGAAGCGGCGAAAAGACGCGAGATGAGAATGTATTACGAGACACCAGAGCAACGAAGGAAAAGACTCGATGCTGAAGCAGCACGAAAAAGGGAATATAGAATGTATAACGAAACACCAGAAGATAGGAGAAAGAGACTAGATCGCGAAGCTGAGAGAAGAAGAATCAAGAGATTATCGTTATACGCGAGCGAAACACCAGAACAAAGAAGGGAGAGACTTAACAAAGAGTCAGCAAAGAGACGAGAGGCCCGATTGAATCAGTACGCTAAAGAGACAGACGAGGAGAGGAAGGAAAGATTGCGAAGGGATGCTCTGAGGGCCAGGGAAATGAGATTCACGAGATCCGCTATTGAGACGGAAGAGGAGCGTAGGCAAAGGTTAGTAAAGGATGCctttagaaagagagaggtaaGGATGCATGGGGGCCATTCGGTGAACAATAATTTTACGGAACTCCGAACCGTTCGCAATTTTCAAGAATTGAACGATGTGCAGATAAAGGACAATCCCGAAAATCAATTGGACGGCCATTACCTGAGCAACTGGATGATGTGGTTCCAAAATACATTGACACAACCAGTTCACAATGGAGAACAGATTGTAGAACCGCAAGCACAGCACAATAGATAG
- the LOC140670119 gene encoding uncharacterized protein isoform X2: MEISEDNIQVRNQPSDLISVYSNKRKNDDPDADLNEVEIITAAQHFCAIEIKETKNYHVTNEKGIDKDQSEANESNTSDSTLGNVQNSESSAITNVLTDSIYLDTLDSDSINIEFQKQSNATEVFIRNDEQTTNYNISTVTIPNEFLDGLNINIKKEDDEDHGTLYAAEWLCDGNNDASIRLRVLKDAKQNIQVPINIDTLTGVIAVAKRKNQLTDGKDILEKTKISRRSKKHVRIKPTVHQDYKERLRKKAECMREKRKKLYEQETEEQRLQRLAKEAAKRREMRMYYETPEQRRKRLDAEAARKREYRMYNETPEDRRKRLDREAERRRIKRLSLYASETPEQRRERLNKESAKRREARLNQYAKETDEERKERLRRDALRAREMRFTRSAIETEEERRQR, from the exons ATGGAAATATCTGAAGACAATATACAAGTAAGGAATCAGCCATCAGACTTGATCTCAGTATACAGTAACAAGCGAAAGAACGATGACCCCGACGCGGATCTTAATGAAGTCGAGATAATTACGGCAGCCCAGCATTTTTGTGCTATTGAGATCAAAGAGACCAAGAATTATCATGTAACCAATGAGAAAGGAATTGATAAAGATCAGAGTGAAGCGAATGAATCGAACACTTCAGATTCTACTTTAGGAAATGTACAAAATAGCGAAAGCAGTGCCATTACTAATGTATTGACAGATTCGATTTACTTAGATACCTTGGATTCTGATTCCATAAATATCGAGTTCCAGAAACAATCAAATGCAACAGAAGTGTTTATTCGGAACGATGAACAAACGaccaattataatatatctacagTGACGATACCAAACGAGTTTTTGGATGGGCTTAACATCAACATAAAAAAGGAGGATGATGAAGATCATGGCACACTATATGCAGCGGAATGGTTGTGCGATGGCAATAACGATGCTAGCATACGATTAAGAGTTTTGAAGGACGCTAAACAGAATATACAAGTTCCTATTAATATTGACACATTGACTGGTGTAATTGCAGTAGCGAAACGTAAGAATCAATTGACAGACGGCAAAGATATCTtggaaaaaactaaaatatccAGAAGATCAAAAAAACACGTCAGAATAAAACCTACCGTGCATCAAgattataaagaaagattGAGGAAAAAGGCTGAGTGTATGAGAGAGAAACGGAAAAAACTGTACGAACAAGAGACCGAGGAACAACGTTTGCAAAGATTGGCAAAGGAAGCGGCGAAAAGACGCGAGATGAGAATGTATTACGAGACACCAGAGCAACGAAGGAAAAGACTCGATGCTGAAGCAGCACGAAAAAGGGAATATAGAATGTATAACGAAACACCAGAAGATAGGAGAAAGAGACTAGATCGCGAAGCTGAGAGAAGAAGAATCAAGAGATTATCGTTATACGCGAGCGAAACACCAGAACAAAGAAGGGAGAGACTTAACAAAGAGTCAGCAAAGAGACGAGAGGCCCGATTGAATCAGTACGCTAAAGAGACAGACGAGGAGAGGAAGGAAAGATTGCGAAGGGATGCTCTGAGGGCCAGGGAAATGAGATTCACGAGATCCGCTATTGAGACGGAAGAGGAGCGTAGGCAAAG ATAA